A genomic segment from Halomonas sp. TA22 encodes:
- the metK gene encoding methionine adenosyltransferase: protein MSEYSLFTSESVSEGHPDKIADQISDAVLDAIIARDKQARVACETLVKTGVAIVAGEISTSAWVDLEELVRQVIVDIGYTSSDVGFDGETCGVLNLIGKQSVDIAQGVDRSNPEDQGAGDQGLMFGYATNETDTFMPAPIHYAHRLVERQAELRKNGLLPWLRPDAKSQVTFHYDESGKPCGVDAVVLSTQHDPEINQDDLRKMVKREIIEQVIPAEWLNDNTQYHINPTGKFVIGGPVGDCGLTGRKIIVDTYGGMARHGGGAFSGKDPSKVDRSAAYAGRYVAKNIVAAGLADRCEIQVSYAIGVAEPTSLSINTFDTGKVSDDRIIALVREHFDLRPHAITKMLDLLHPMYRLTAAYGHFGREPFETSYTWKDTSGEEHTETFTAFPWEKTDKASTLKAASGL from the coding sequence ATGAGCGAATACTCCCTGTTTACTTCCGAGTCCGTGTCCGAAGGACATCCTGACAAGATCGCCGATCAGATTTCCGATGCGGTGCTGGATGCCATCATCGCTCGTGACAAGCAGGCCCGCGTGGCCTGCGAGACGCTGGTCAAGACTGGCGTGGCGATCGTTGCCGGCGAGATCAGCACCTCGGCGTGGGTCGACCTCGAGGAGCTGGTGCGCCAGGTCATCGTGGATATCGGCTACACCTCCTCGGACGTCGGCTTCGATGGCGAAACCTGCGGCGTGCTCAATCTGATCGGCAAGCAGAGCGTCGATATTGCCCAAGGGGTCGATCGCAGCAATCCCGAAGACCAGGGGGCCGGCGACCAGGGGTTGATGTTCGGCTACGCCACCAACGAGACCGATACTTTCATGCCGGCGCCGATCCACTATGCGCACCGTCTGGTCGAACGTCAGGCCGAGCTGCGCAAGAACGGCCTGCTGCCGTGGCTGCGCCCGGATGCCAAGAGCCAGGTGACGTTCCACTACGACGAGAGCGGCAAGCCGTGTGGCGTCGATGCAGTGGTGCTCTCCACCCAGCACGATCCGGAGATCAATCAGGACGACCTGCGCAAGATGGTCAAGCGCGAGATCATCGAACAGGTGATTCCGGCCGAGTGGTTGAACGACAACACCCAGTATCACATCAACCCGACCGGCAAGTTCGTGATCGGCGGTCCGGTGGGAGACTGCGGCTTGACCGGACGCAAGATCATCGTTGATACCTATGGCGGCATGGCGCGCCATGGCGGCGGCGCCTTCTCCGGCAAGGACCCCTCCAAGGTCGACCGCAGCGCCGCCTATGCCGGCCGCTACGTGGCCAAGAACATCGTTGCCGCCGGCCTTGCGGATCGCTGCGAAATCCAGGTCTCCTACGCCATCGGCGTGGCCGAGCCTACGTCGCTGTCGATCAATACCTTCGATACCGGCAAGGTCTCCGACGACAGGATCATCGCGTTGGTGCGCGAGCATTTCGATCTGCGCCCCCATGCGATCACCAAGATGCTCGACCTGCTGCACCCCATGTATCGGCTGACTGCCGCATACGGTCACTTCGGCCGCGAGCCCTTCGAGACCAGCTACACCTGGAAGGACACCAGTGGCGAGGAGCACACCGAGACCTTCACCGCCTTCCCCTGGGAGAAAACCGACAAGGCGAGTACGTTGAAGGCGGCCTCGGGCCTCTAA
- a CDS encoding LysR family transcriptional regulator, giving the protein MEIKWFEDFLSLARCKSFSRAASERHVTQSALSRRIRQLEDWLGFPLVDRTTTPIRLSPQGSEFLPYAKELIHSLDCARDDIKSRYTEDGGVLTFAALNTLSLTFFPNWVRSMGQRHAGVQMRLVEPCPSFLGTISPLIEGQSDFLLTYAHDSVASMSELERFAFVGLGSERVLPVSLAGRDGAPLHPVEQGGSPIRYLSYGAGTFFGQALKRVFERSPLALSKVYENTMSAGLKAMVMAGSGVAWLPHSLIHEELSRGILVAATDNEAWQLQVEIRLYRARQVRSRCAEQFWQDVVYERVPVSHALTA; this is encoded by the coding sequence ATGGAAATCAAATGGTTCGAGGACTTCCTCAGTCTTGCTCGCTGCAAGAGCTTTTCAAGGGCAGCGAGTGAGCGTCATGTCACTCAGTCCGCCTTGAGCAGGCGTATTCGCCAACTGGAGGACTGGCTCGGTTTTCCTCTTGTCGATCGCACGACGACGCCGATTCGCCTCTCCCCGCAAGGGAGCGAGTTCTTGCCTTACGCCAAGGAGCTGATCCACTCCCTCGACTGCGCACGTGATGACATCAAGTCACGCTATACCGAAGATGGCGGTGTGTTGACCTTTGCAGCACTCAATACCCTCTCATTGACCTTCTTCCCCAACTGGGTCCGCTCGATGGGCCAGCGCCATGCCGGCGTGCAGATGCGTCTGGTCGAGCCGTGCCCCTCCTTCCTGGGCACCATTTCGCCGTTGATCGAAGGACAGAGCGATTTTCTGCTGACCTATGCGCATGATTCGGTGGCATCGATGAGCGAGCTCGAGCGCTTTGCCTTCGTCGGGCTCGGCAGCGAGCGAGTGCTGCCGGTGAGCCTGGCCGGGCGTGACGGTGCGCCCCTTCATCCGGTGGAGCAGGGCGGCTCACCAATCCGCTACCTGAGTTACGGTGCGGGCACCTTCTTCGGCCAGGCGCTCAAGCGCGTGTTCGAACGCTCCCCCCTGGCACTCTCCAAGGTGTACGAAAACACCATGTCGGCCGGCCTCAAGGCGATGGTGATGGCGGGAAGCGGTGTCGCCTGGTTGCCCCATAGCCTGATACATGAAGAACTGAGCCGAGGCATCCTCGTGGCCGCGACCGATAACGAGGCGTGGCAACTGCAAGTGGAGATTCGCCTCTATCGCGCCCGCCAGGTAAGAAGTCGCTGTGCGGAGCAGTTCTGGCAGGATGTGGTCTATGAGCGCGTCCCGGTATCGCACGCGCTGACGGCATAG
- a CDS encoding MmgE/PrpD family protein: MPTVIETIAQWAAGRPLFNARCRELAHHAITDTLGCMIAGRDDTATQAVRRAFVGSIVADDQPGSDLIGGGRASPAVAALLNATAAHALDYDDNFRPAITHPSAVLVPALLAVAQARNASGRQLVDAYLIGLEAQALVGEGVNPSHYTLGWHATSTVGVIGSACGVAWLMGLEERGIARAMSLATSMAAGPKGQFGTLAKPLHAGLAARNAVEAAQLAVTEMSGRLDILECPQGFMELFGGSRAPGWGALREGHRRPNAPHSIESAGVLPKRHPCCGSTHQVIDAVLALKAQHGFTAQEVVAVETRVGVANARNLAYPEPDDEMQARFSMPYCVALALAQTKLSLADFTPEAIRRPELRALLPLVTMHHYSVEQEAECSTHLPHWVGIHLRDGRLLEAERHHARGSLGDPFDEQDRAAKFADCCLALPPSRGDELYRGLSQLDEQASLEWLRAAFSPPPPVATLGA; encoded by the coding sequence ATGCCCACTGTCATCGAAACCATCGCCCAATGGGCAGCGGGACGCCCCCTCTTCAATGCACGCTGTCGCGAGCTGGCCCATCACGCCATCACCGACACTCTCGGCTGCATGATCGCCGGACGCGATGACACCGCGACCCAGGCGGTACGTCGGGCCTTCGTCGGCTCGATCGTGGCTGACGACCAGCCCGGAAGCGACCTCATCGGCGGCGGTCGCGCATCGCCCGCCGTGGCGGCGCTTCTCAATGCCACGGCGGCCCATGCCCTCGACTACGACGACAACTTCCGCCCCGCCATCACCCACCCCTCGGCGGTCCTGGTGCCGGCACTGCTGGCCGTCGCTCAGGCACGCAACGCCTCGGGACGACAACTGGTCGATGCGTACTTGATCGGACTCGAGGCACAGGCCTTGGTGGGGGAAGGCGTCAACCCCAGCCACTACACCTTGGGATGGCATGCAACCTCGACGGTAGGCGTGATTGGAAGCGCCTGCGGCGTCGCCTGGCTGATGGGCCTGGAGGAGAGAGGAATCGCCCGCGCCATGAGCCTGGCCACCAGTATGGCAGCCGGTCCCAAGGGACAGTTCGGCACTCTGGCCAAACCGCTGCATGCCGGGCTCGCGGCGCGCAATGCCGTGGAAGCGGCGCAATTGGCGGTCACGGAAATGAGCGGGCGGCTCGATATTCTCGAATGCCCTCAAGGGTTCATGGAGCTGTTCGGCGGCTCGCGGGCACCGGGCTGGGGGGCGCTGCGCGAGGGGCACCGACGACCCAACGCCCCGCACAGCATCGAAAGCGCAGGCGTACTGCCCAAGCGCCACCCCTGCTGTGGCTCGACACACCAGGTCATCGATGCGGTACTGGCGCTGAAGGCGCAACATGGCTTCACGGCACAGGAGGTCGTGGCCGTGGAGACAAGGGTAGGAGTCGCCAATGCGCGCAACCTGGCCTATCCCGAGCCAGATGATGAGATGCAGGCCCGCTTCTCGATGCCATATTGCGTCGCGCTGGCGCTCGCCCAAACGAAACTGAGCCTGGCCGACTTCACGCCAGAAGCGATTCGACGGCCCGAACTTCGCGCGCTGCTGCCGCTCGTTACGATGCACCACTACAGTGTCGAGCAGGAGGCTGAGTGCTCAACGCACCTGCCTCACTGGGTCGGCATCCATCTGCGCGATGGTCGTCTGCTGGAGGCCGAGCGTCACCACGCCCGCGGCAGTCTCGGTGATCCTTTCGATGAGCAGGATAGAGCGGCAAAATTCGCCGATTGCTGCCTCGCCTTGCCCCCCTCCAGAGGCGATGAACTCTATCGAGGCCTGTCGCAGCTGGATGAGCAGGCCAGCCTCGAATGGCTCCGTGCAGCATTCAGCCCGCCGCCGCCAGTGGCGACGCTGGGCGCGTGA
- a CDS encoding serine hydrolase, with protein MSPDLTPPASPTTDWPHPHWETLRDSEAAGWSRPELDAALAYVDTIATDALLVIQHGRIVAAYGDLERRFMCHSIRKSLLSALFGFEVEREPHTLAYTLAELGIDDTQGLSEVEKQATVFDLLTARSGIYHPAGYETAWMQSIKPPRHSQAPDTKWCYSNWDFNALGTIYTQLSGLGIHAAFESLLARPLGMEDFRFDETRQDGHLEPDDCSRHPAYPFRLSTRDLARFGLLFLQGGRWQARQLLPAHWVATSLLPYSHAGTRGAYGYMWWLSRDGVAFPGASVPPATFSAQGAGGHYCLVLPALDLIVVHRVDTEQPNRQVDRFQFGHLLRLLLAACPKRR; from the coding sequence ATGTCACCTGACCTAACGCCTCCGGCATCGCCGACCACGGACTGGCCGCACCCGCACTGGGAGACGCTGCGGGATAGCGAGGCCGCCGGCTGGTCGCGTCCCGAACTCGACGCAGCCCTCGCCTATGTCGATACCATCGCCACCGATGCGTTGCTGGTGATCCAACACGGCAGGATCGTGGCCGCCTATGGCGACCTTGAACGGAGATTCATGTGTCACTCGATTCGCAAGAGCTTGCTGAGTGCGCTATTCGGCTTCGAGGTGGAGCGTGAACCGCACACTCTCGCCTATACACTCGCTGAGCTCGGGATCGATGATACCCAGGGACTGAGCGAGGTGGAGAAACAGGCAACGGTGTTCGATCTCTTGACCGCTCGCTCGGGCATCTATCATCCCGCCGGCTACGAGACGGCATGGATGCAATCCATCAAGCCGCCACGCCACTCCCAGGCACCGGATACCAAGTGGTGTTACAGCAATTGGGATTTCAACGCCCTCGGCACCATCTATACCCAGCTCAGTGGCCTTGGCATCCACGCCGCCTTCGAGTCGCTATTGGCGCGCCCGCTGGGCATGGAGGATTTTCGCTTCGACGAGACGCGTCAAGACGGACACCTCGAGCCCGACGACTGCTCTCGGCATCCTGCCTACCCGTTTCGCCTGTCGACGCGAGATCTTGCCCGCTTCGGATTGTTGTTCCTCCAGGGCGGACGCTGGCAGGCGCGTCAGCTTCTCCCGGCGCACTGGGTTGCCACCAGCCTGCTGCCTTACTCCCATGCCGGAACTCGCGGAGCCTACGGGTACATGTGGTGGCTATCGCGCGATGGGGTGGCCTTCCCGGGCGCCAGCGTGCCGCCGGCCACCTTCAGCGCTCAAGGCGCCGGTGGCCACTACTGCCTGGTATTGCCGGCACTCGATCTGATCGTCGTGCATCGCGTGGATACCGAGCAACCGAACCGCCAGGTGGATCGCTTCCAGTTCGGCCACTTGTTGCGGCTACTGCTTGCCGCTTGTCCAAAAAGGCGCTGA
- a CDS encoding ABC transporter ATP-binding protein, whose amino-acid sequence MTTAISEVRSMRQSKRSQAARQRHVETLGLDITFGTGLATNHVVKEVSFMIERGGAYGLIGESGCGKSTVLRAIAGLNADYRGAILIGDKEVQNKRGKEFFRRVQMVFQDPYASLHPRKIVKTVLMEPLKIHGFDNPEARMARVLDEVGLGQGFRYRYPHELSGGQRQRIAIARALVIEPEILLLDEPTSALDVSVQAEILNLLKTLRRERHLTYLMVSHDLAVVTHLCERIGMMQGGRIIEEMSDDDVRASRASQPYTREFLAASIG is encoded by the coding sequence ATGACGACAGCCATTTCGGAGGTACGCAGCATGCGTCAGTCCAAGCGCTCCCAGGCGGCGCGCCAACGCCATGTCGAGACACTCGGGCTCGACATCACGTTCGGCACGGGCCTGGCCACCAACCATGTGGTCAAGGAGGTCTCCTTCATGATCGAGCGCGGCGGCGCCTATGGTCTGATCGGTGAATCCGGCTGCGGCAAGTCGACGGTCCTGCGCGCTATCGCCGGCCTGAATGCCGACTACCGAGGGGCCATCCTGATCGGCGACAAGGAGGTTCAGAACAAACGCGGCAAGGAGTTCTTCCGACGCGTGCAGATGGTGTTCCAGGATCCCTACGCCTCGCTCCATCCACGCAAGATCGTCAAGACGGTGCTGATGGAGCCGTTGAAGATCCATGGTTTCGACAACCCTGAAGCCCGCATGGCACGCGTTCTCGACGAGGTCGGCCTCGGTCAGGGATTTCGCTATCGCTACCCCCACGAGCTCTCCGGCGGTCAGCGTCAACGCATCGCCATTGCCCGTGCGCTGGTGATCGAACCCGAGATCCTGCTGCTCGACGAGCCGACGTCGGCGCTCGACGTCTCGGTCCAGGCAGAGATTCTCAACTTGCTCAAGACCCTGCGCCGAGAGCGTCACCTCACCTACCTGATGGTCAGCCATGACCTGGCGGTAGTGACTCACCTGTGCGAACGCATCGGCATGATGCAGGGCGGGCGCATCATCGAGGAGATGAGCGACGATGACGTCCGGGCGTCAAGGGCGAGCCAACCCTATACCCGGGAATTTCTGGCCGCGAGTATCGGTTAA
- a CDS encoding ABC transporter ATP-binding protein, whose protein sequence is MANPLLTVEDLNITFPGAHGENHAVRGVPFTIGQEKVGIVGESGSGKSQTGRAILKLTPKSARMEVGKLEFSGCDLKAASERQMRHIRGNRISMILQDPKFSLNPLMRIGAQIMEAYRLHHRVRVAEARQRTLAMLEAVQIREPERVFRLYPHEVSGGMGQRIMIAMMLIPEPELIIADEPTSALDVTVRRQVLGILDDLVSRRGTSLMFISHDLNLVADFCDRVLVMYAGRIVEDLPAHELHQARHPYTRGLLESLPRLDRPVDLLKVPSRNPAWRDEPSIYRGATT, encoded by the coding sequence ATGGCTAACCCCTTGCTGACTGTCGAAGACCTCAACATCACCTTTCCGGGCGCACATGGCGAGAACCATGCCGTGCGCGGCGTACCCTTCACCATCGGCCAAGAAAAAGTCGGTATCGTCGGGGAATCCGGCTCGGGCAAGTCCCAAACTGGGCGCGCCATTCTCAAGCTGACCCCCAAGTCCGCACGCATGGAGGTCGGCAAGCTCGAGTTCTCCGGCTGCGATCTGAAAGCCGCTTCAGAACGTCAGATGCGCCATATTCGCGGCAATCGCATCTCGATGATTCTTCAAGACCCCAAGTTCTCGCTCAACCCGCTGATGCGCATCGGCGCACAGATCATGGAGGCCTATCGCCTGCATCACCGCGTCAGGGTTGCCGAGGCGCGTCAGCGCACCCTCGCCATGCTCGAGGCGGTGCAGATCCGGGAGCCGGAGCGCGTCTTCCGCCTCTATCCCCATGAGGTGTCCGGCGGCATGGGCCAACGCATCATGATCGCGATGATGCTCATCCCGGAGCCCGAGCTGATCATCGCCGACGAGCCCACCTCTGCGCTGGACGTCACCGTGCGTCGCCAAGTATTGGGAATACTCGACGACTTGGTCAGTCGGCGTGGCACGTCACTGATGTTCATCAGTCACGATCTCAATCTGGTTGCCGACTTCTGTGATCGTGTACTGGTGATGTATGCCGGCCGCATCGTCGAGGACCTTCCCGCCCACGAACTGCATCAGGCACGCCACCCCTATACCCGCGGGCTACTCGAGAGCCTGCCTCGACTCGACCGTCCAGTCGACCTCCTCAAGGTACCAAGTCGCAACCCGGCCTGGCGTGACGAACCCTCGATCTATCGCGGAGCCACGACATGA